The following proteins come from a genomic window of Lolium rigidum isolate FL_2022 chromosome 5, APGP_CSIRO_Lrig_0.1, whole genome shotgun sequence:
- the LOC124656610 gene encoding 11 kDa late embryogenesis abundant protein-like, with translation MQGGKSSSAVGAAKEAVANVGASAWAGKEKTKAVVQEKVDKVKAHDPAAKATAEAKKQERIQEVEAVKQDAMRQNAAAKEHATAATYHPTPDSDREARAVEVEGPGAGPAGAAAASRTSAAAPRAGSIDDGRLPAGAGHAVGTLHARGTAGGRSM, from the coding sequence atgcaGGGCGGGAAGAGCTCGAGCGCGgtgggcgcggccaaggaggcggTGGCGAACGTGGGCGCGTCGGCGTGGGCGGGgaaggagaagaccaaggccGTGGTGCAGGAGAAGGTGGACAAGGTGAAGGCGCACGACCCGGCGGCCAAGGCCACCGCCGAGGCCAAGAAGCAGGAGCGGATCCAGGAGGTGGAGGCCGTCAAGCAGGACGCCATGCGCCAGAACGCCGCCGCCAAGGAGCACGCCACCGCCGCGACCTACCACCCCACCCCCGACAGCGACAGGGAGGCCCGCGCAGTGGAGGTGGAGGGGCCCGGCGCAGGGCCGGCGGGCGCCGCCGCTGCGTCGCGGACCTCGGCGGCAGCTCCGCGTGCGGGGAGCATAGACGACGGCCGCCTGCCCGCCGGGGCGGGGCACGCGGTGGGCACCCTGCATGCGCGCGGCACGGCCGGCGGCCGCTCGATGTAG
- the LOC124652314 gene encoding enoyl-[acyl-carrier-protein] reductase [NADH] 2, chloroplastic, which yields MGASAATGIQMVAARPCIPACQRMLGSRSVVSAFGRALSTRTGFASCVQTASAGPLVAAKYKRFAVRAMSQGAAPGLPIDLRGKRAFIAGVADDNGYGWAIAKALAAAGAEILVGTWVPALNIFETSLRRGKFDESRKLPDGSLMEITKVYPLDAVYDSLEDVPEHVKTNKRYAGSSKWTVKEVAETVKDDFGSIDILVHSLANGPEVTKPLLETSRSGYLAAVSASSYSYISLLQHFLPIMNPGGASISLTYIASERTIPGYGGGMSSAKAALESDTRVLAYEAGRKGKIRVNTISAGPLGSRAAKAIGFIEKMIEYSYVNAPLQKELLADEVGNAAAFLVSPLASAITGSTVYVDNGLNTMALAVDSPTLST from the exons ATGGGTGCGTCCGCGGCTACGGGTATCCAGATGGTggcggcacgcccttgcatccctGCTTGCCAGCGGATGCTCGGCTCAAGATCTGTGGTTTCTGCGTTCGGAAGGGCACTCAGCACCAGGACTGGCTTTGCGAGCTGTGTGCAGACCGCGTCGGCAGGGCCACTTGTTGCTGCGAAGTACAAGAGGTTTGCGGTGAGGGCCATGTCTCAGGGTGCTGCCCCAGGACTCCCCATTGATCTCAGAG GTAAAAGAGCGTTTATTGCTGGAGTCGCTGATGATAATGGTTATGGCTGGGCAATAGCCAAGGCTCTTGCTGCAGCTGGCGCTGAAATTCTTGTTGGTACATGGGTGCCT GCACTGAACATATTTGAGACGAGCCTGCGACGTGGAAAGTTTGATGAATCACGGAA GCTGCCTGATGGATCTCTTATGGAGATTACTAAGGTCTATCCACTGGATGCAGTTTATGACTCGCTGGAGGATGTTCCTGAACAT GTTAAAACAAATAAGAGGTATGCGGGGTCCTCAAAATGGACTGTGAAG GAAGTTGCTGAGACTGTGAAGGATGATTTTGGCAGCATTGACATCCTTGTGCATTCTCTTGCCAATGGTCCTGAG GTAACAAAGCCTTTGCTGGAGACATCAAGAAGTGGCTATCTTGCTGCAGTTTCAGCATCTAGTTACTCGTATATTTCTTTACTCCAGCATTTCCTTCCCATCATGAATCCAG GAGGTGCAAGTATCTCTTTAACATACATTGCTTCAGAAAGGACAATTCCTGG GTATGGTGGTGGCATGAGTTCAGCTAAAGCAGCACTTGAGAGTGATACcaga GTTCTTGCTTATGAAGCAGGCCGGAAAGGCAAAATCAGAGTGAACACTATATCAGCAG GTCCATTGGGGAGCCGAGCTGCCAAAGCTATTGGGTTCATCGAGAAGATGATAGAGTACTCTTACGTTAACGCACCGTTGCAGAAGGAACTCTTGGCAG ATGAAGTGGGAAATGCAGCAGCATTTTTAGTGTCTCCATTGGCGTCTGCAATTACTGGCTCAACTGTCTATGTTGACAATGGACTCAACACTATGGCTCTCGCAGTTGATAGCCCTACTCTATCCACCTAA